A genome region from Canis lupus dingo isolate Sandy chromosome 7, ASM325472v2, whole genome shotgun sequence includes the following:
- the LOC112648382 gene encoding 60S ribosomal protein L32-like gives MAALRPLVKPKIVKKRTKKFIQHQSDPICRYVEIKRNWWKPRGIDNGVRRRFKGQILMPNIGYGSNKKTKHMLPSGFRKFLIHNVKEQLEVLLMCNKSYCAEIAHNVSSKNCKAIVQRAAQLAIRDTNPNARLCSKENE, from the coding sequence ATGGCTGCCCTCAGACCTCTAGTGAAGCCCAAGATCGttaaaaagaggaccaagaagttCATCCAGCACCAGTCAGACCCAATATGTCGATATGTCGAAATTAAGCGCAACTGGTGGAAACCCAGAGGCATTGACAATGGGGTACGCAGAAGATTCAAGGGCCAGATCTTGATGCCCAACATTGGTTATGggagcaataagaaaacaaagcacatgcTGCCCAGTGGCTTCAGGAAGTTCCTAATCCACAATGTCAAGGAGCAGCTAGAAGTGCTGCTGATGTGCAACAAATCTTATTGTGCAGAGATTGCTCACAATGTATCCTCCAAGAACTGCAAAGCCATTGTGCAAagagcagcccagctggccatcagagacaccaatcccaatgccaggctgtgtagcaaagaaaatgaatag